From the genome of Verrucomicrobiia bacterium, one region includes:
- a CDS encoding dUTPase, whose translation MDKPDQLRELWRMQDALNQRIGVVTENMSEAEKTKWLLNYSRAMTQEIAELVDSVPWKWWAKYQQFDEQNARVEVVDLFHFLISMAQVLGMSADDVFAAYCKKNQVNFKRQETGYRVKDEQDSKHI comes from the coding sequence ATGGATAAACCGGATCAGTTGCGCGAATTGTGGCGAATGCAAGATGCCTTGAACCAACGTATTGGCGTCGTAACTGAAAACATGTCCGAGGCTGAAAAGACGAAATGGCTGCTGAACTATTCGCGCGCCATGACCCAGGAGATTGCCGAGCTGGTGGACAGTGTGCCGTGGAAATGGTGGGCCAAGTATCAGCAATTTGACGAGCAGAACGCGCGCGTCGAAGTGGTGGACTTGTTCCATTTTCTCATCAGCATGGCGCAGGTGCTCGGCATGAGCGCGGACGACGTGTTTGCCGCTTATTGCAAAAAGAACCAGGTGAATTTCAAACGCCAGGAAACCGGCTATCGCGTCAAAGACGAGCAGGATTCCAAACACATCTGA
- a CDS encoding zinc ribbon domain-containing protein YjdM has translation MCETTDLLASPNQWECLTCGHEWERRPAAEEPTAARVVKDAHGNVLADGDCVILIKDLKLGSSQVLKGGSKSKPIRLVDGDHEISCKVDNIAVGLKACFVRKA, from the coding sequence ATGTGTGAAACGACCGATTTATTGGCCTCCCCGAATCAATGGGAATGTCTTACCTGCGGTCACGAATGGGAGCGGCGCCCGGCTGCCGAAGAACCCACAGCTGCCCGCGTCGTCAAGGACGCCCACGGTAACGTGCTCGCCGACGGCGACTGCGTCATTTTGATTAAAGATTTGAAACTGGGCAGCTCCCAAGTGTTGAAAGGCGGCTCCAAGTCCAAACCCATCCGCCTGGTGGACGGCGACCACGAAATTTCCTGCAAAGTGGATAATATCGCCGTCGGCCTTAAAGCCTGCTTCGTGAGAAAAGCGTGA
- a CDS encoding O-methyltransferase, whose amino-acid sequence MDSSQWEAVDRYVTSQLIPSDATLEKVLAARKAADLPAIGVSATQGKLLQLLAQSHQARRILEIGTLAGYSTIWLARALPADGKLITLEFEPKHAEVAQANFNAAGLADRIQLRLGAALDTLPQLRAEGCGPFDFIFIDADKENYPAYWEWSLKLSRPGTLIVADNVVRNGALADPHSLDARVQAMRRMHEMMGADARVSATTIQTVGSKGYDGFTFAIVLTVQR is encoded by the coding sequence ATGGATTCGTCACAATGGGAGGCGGTGGATCGTTACGTCACCAGCCAATTGATTCCTTCAGATGCGACGCTCGAAAAAGTGCTCGCCGCCCGCAAAGCCGCCGATCTACCGGCAATCGGCGTTTCCGCAACGCAAGGCAAACTGTTGCAGTTGCTGGCCCAATCGCATCAAGCGCGACGCATTTTGGAAATTGGGACGCTGGCCGGTTACAGCACCATCTGGCTGGCGCGCGCGTTGCCTGCCGACGGCAAATTAATCACGCTCGAGTTCGAACCCAAACACGCGGAAGTGGCGCAGGCCAATTTTAACGCCGCCGGATTGGCCGATCGCATCCAGCTCCGTTTGGGAGCCGCGCTGGATACGCTGCCTCAGTTGCGGGCCGAAGGCTGTGGACCGTTCGATTTTATCTTCATTGATGCGGACAAGGAAAATTATCCGGCGTATTGGGAGTGGTCGCTGAAATTGTCCCGGCCCGGCACTTTGATTGTGGCCGACAACGTCGTGCGTAACGGCGCGTTGGCCGATCCCCACAGCCTGGACGCACGGGTGCAGGCGATGCGTCGGATGCACGAAATGATGGGAGCGGATGCGCGCGTCAGCGCCACCACCATCCAAACCGTTGGCAGCAAAGGCTACGATGGTTTCACCTTCGCCATCGTTCTGACTGTCCAGCGATGA
- a CDS encoding phospholipase A has translation MRPQTLLAAGLIAVLLAVPGSAQLNDGVEPGAAKSAATFDPVAFFKRHIFPYEPIYFIAGHKDPNAKFQFGFRYQIADSNQPWLNGFNFAYTQTSLWDLSAPSAPFFDSGYKPELLYIYEGILGGGATNWYRLDLQAGAQHESNGKDGANSRSLNIAYFRPTLTLGYPAGLHLTVQPRAWGYLGGLDDNPDLDEYRGYVDLRVMLTYKDLQLSAIGRMGHKGNHPSGQFDLTYRLPGTAVYFEAQYFTGYGESLLLYNRRSDIVRFGFALYR, from the coding sequence ATGCGCCCCCAAACCCTCCTCGCCGCAGGGCTGATCGCCGTCTTGCTGGCGGTCCCCGGCTCCGCCCAACTCAACGATGGCGTCGAGCCAGGCGCGGCGAAATCGGCAGCCACTTTCGATCCCGTGGCGTTTTTTAAGCGCCACATTTTTCCCTACGAACCCATTTACTTCATCGCCGGGCACAAGGATCCGAACGCCAAGTTTCAATTTGGATTTCGCTACCAGATTGCCGATTCAAATCAACCGTGGCTCAACGGATTCAACTTCGCTTACACCCAGACTTCGCTCTGGGATTTGAGCGCTCCCTCCGCGCCGTTCTTTGATTCCGGTTACAAACCGGAGTTGCTCTATATCTACGAAGGAATCCTCGGCGGCGGCGCAACCAACTGGTATCGTCTGGATCTGCAGGCGGGCGCACAACACGAATCCAATGGCAAAGATGGCGCGAACTCACGCAGTCTGAATATCGCTTATTTTCGCCCGACGTTGACGCTCGGTTATCCCGCTGGTCTGCACCTCACCGTGCAACCGCGCGCGTGGGGTTATTTGGGTGGTTTGGACGACAACCCCGACTTGGACGAATATCGCGGCTACGTTGATCTGCGCGTCATGCTCACTTACAAAGACCTTCAACTTTCGGCCATCGGCCGCATGGGGCACAAAGGCAATCATCCCAGCGGCCAGTTCGATCTGACTTATCGCCTCCCGGGAACTGCCGTCTATTTCGAGGCCCAATACTTCACCGGATACGGCGAAAGCCTGTTGCTTTACAATCGTCGCTCAGACATCGTTCGCTTTGGCTTTGCGCTGTACCGCTGA
- a CDS encoding DUF433 domain-containing protein produces the protein MNFDYQSFFERRKEICGGELVIKGTRVTVRTLLASLAEGAAVEEIRADYPTVSTEAMRAVIAFAAMSSVEDLPVPPLPVAA, from the coding sequence ATGAATTTTGACTACCAATCATTCTTCGAGCGCCGCAAGGAAATTTGCGGCGGGGAACTGGTCATCAAAGGCACGCGCGTCACGGTGCGGACTTTGTTGGCCAGCCTCGCGGAAGGCGCGGCGGTGGAAGAGATTCGCGCCGATTACCCGACCGTTTCCACCGAGGCCATGCGCGCGGTGATCGCTTTCGCCGCCATGTCGTCGGTGGAGGATTTGCCCGTGCCGCCACTTCCCGTGGCCGCATGA
- a CDS encoding PQQ-dependent sugar dehydrogenase, with product MKSILCRSILSFGAGLLVTGSSLQAELPRVALETVFPALKLDRPVWMTEVPDGSGRVVIVEQRGKATILPKTGTGAEATEFLNIESRKPHVDNEEGFLSLAFHPQFKANGRLYIYYNQQNPRRSVISELKISTTDPRKADLSSERILMTVPQPYGNHKGGQVSFGPDGYLYIGLGDGGAGNDPHGNGQNTAVLLGKILRIDVNSRTTVPKRWGRTDTKLEYGIPTDNPLVGEPDRYGVRQEIYAYGLRNPWRYSWDRETGDLWVGDVGQDEWEEIDLVVKGGNYGWAVREGFHHFKPGPKGAQYLDPVIDYPHNVNLKSQAKFPDHSPGLSVTGGYVYRGQKYPALRGVYVYADFNLGTIWGLRYANGKVTESSTLLDQPKNVASFAETEDGEIYVLCFDDKIFHLTVPGN from the coding sequence ATGAAGAGCATCTTGTGCCGCAGCATTCTTTCTTTCGGCGCCGGTCTGTTGGTGACTGGCAGCTCCCTGCAAGCGGAACTGCCCCGCGTCGCTTTGGAAACCGTTTTCCCCGCCTTGAAACTGGATCGCCCGGTTTGGATGACTGAAGTGCCGGATGGTTCAGGGCGCGTGGTCATCGTGGAACAACGCGGCAAGGCGACGATCCTGCCCAAGACCGGCACCGGCGCGGAGGCGACGGAATTCCTCAACATTGAAAGCCGCAAACCGCATGTGGACAACGAGGAAGGTTTTCTCAGCCTCGCCTTTCATCCGCAGTTCAAAGCCAACGGCCGGCTTTACATTTATTACAACCAACAGAATCCCCGGCGCAGCGTGATCAGTGAGTTGAAAATTTCAACCACCGATCCCCGTAAAGCCGACCTGTCCTCCGAGCGCATTTTGATGACGGTGCCCCAGCCCTACGGCAATCACAAAGGCGGGCAAGTCAGCTTTGGTCCCGACGGCTATCTTTACATTGGTCTGGGCGATGGTGGCGCGGGCAATGATCCCCACGGCAATGGACAGAATACCGCCGTGCTGCTGGGCAAAATCCTGCGCATAGACGTGAACAGCCGCACGACCGTCCCGAAACGCTGGGGCCGCACCGACACCAAATTGGAATACGGGATTCCAACGGACAACCCGCTCGTCGGTGAACCCGATCGTTACGGCGTCCGCCAGGAAATTTACGCCTACGGCCTGCGGAATCCATGGCGTTACAGTTGGGATCGCGAGACCGGCGACCTCTGGGTCGGCGACGTGGGGCAGGACGAGTGGGAGGAAATTGATCTCGTCGTCAAAGGCGGCAACTACGGCTGGGCCGTGCGCGAAGGTTTCCATCACTTCAAACCCGGTCCGAAGGGCGCGCAATATCTTGATCCCGTCATTGACTACCCGCATAACGTCAACTTGAAAAGTCAGGCGAAATTTCCCGATCACAGTCCCGGCCTGAGCGTGACCGGCGGCTATGTGTATCGCGGTCAAAAATATCCCGCGTTGCGCGGCGTTTACGTGTACGCTGATTTCAATCTCGGCACAATTTGGGGGCTGCGTTACGCCAACGGAAAGGTGACGGAATCCAGCACGTTGCTGGATCAACCCAAGAACGTCGCCAGTTTCGCCGAGACGGAGGACGGCGAAATTTATGTGCTTTGTTTTGACGACAAAATTTTTCACCTGACCGTGCCCGGCAACTGA
- a CDS encoding Na+ dependent nucleoside transporter domain protein produces MTNQPLPTPLRWRLLIAAGIVLLGSGAYLLREWIGVRGQAGAGIFCFFGLVAMFSANLRAVRWSTIGWGVTLQLVLALLVLKVPFIKTLFELAKDVVVSFINFSDQGGEFVFGNLARPGDIALNPGKEFMFMFAFKVLPPILFVSAFFTMLYHYGILQRIVRFMARAMVHLMGTSGAETLSVSANVFMGQTEAPLIVKPYVPRMTNSELFVLMASGFAHISGAMMVVYISYGADPVAVLITCIMACPCSLYLSKLFLPETSVPETAGAVQREKEKSPYVNGVDAVAAGTTDGLKLALNVAAMLIVFIAFVAMFDAILGKIVPDLTLSKLFGWIFSPAAFLMGVEVADVPKVGALLGTKLATNEHVAFLLMKGWMATPDFMSERSYVLAAFALTGFANFASVGIQLGGIGAMAPGRRADLARLGMRALFVGFVATLLNAAIAGVLL; encoded by the coding sequence ATGACGAACCAACCTTTACCCACCCCGTTGCGCTGGCGGTTGCTTATTGCCGCCGGCATCGTGCTGTTGGGCAGTGGCGCGTATTTATTGCGGGAATGGATTGGCGTGCGTGGCCAGGCCGGCGCCGGCATTTTTTGTTTCTTCGGGTTGGTGGCCATGTTTTCGGCCAATCTGCGGGCGGTGCGCTGGTCCACGATTGGCTGGGGCGTAACGCTGCAATTGGTCCTGGCGTTGCTCGTTTTGAAAGTGCCGTTCATCAAAACCTTGTTTGAACTGGCCAAGGATGTCGTCGTCAGCTTCATCAATTTCTCCGATCAAGGCGGCGAGTTTGTCTTCGGCAACCTGGCGCGACCGGGCGACATTGCGCTGAATCCGGGGAAGGAATTCATGTTCATGTTCGCCTTCAAGGTGTTGCCGCCGATTCTGTTTGTGTCCGCGTTTTTCACAATGCTTTACCACTACGGCATTTTACAGCGCATCGTCCGTTTCATGGCGCGCGCGATGGTGCATCTGATGGGCACGAGCGGCGCCGAAACCTTGTCCGTCTCGGCCAACGTCTTCATGGGACAAACCGAGGCGCCGCTGATCGTGAAGCCGTACGTGCCGCGCATGACCAATTCCGAATTGTTCGTGCTGATGGCCAGTGGTTTTGCGCACATCTCCGGCGCCATGATGGTGGTGTATATCAGTTACGGCGCCGATCCGGTGGCGGTCCTGATCACCTGCATCATGGCCTGTCCGTGCAGTTTGTACCTGTCCAAATTGTTTCTTCCGGAAACCAGCGTGCCCGAGACGGCCGGGGCCGTGCAGCGGGAAAAGGAAAAATCGCCTTATGTGAATGGAGTGGATGCCGTGGCCGCCGGCACCACCGACGGACTGAAGCTCGCGTTGAATGTGGCCGCGATGCTGATCGTATTCATTGCCTTCGTTGCCATGTTCGACGCCATCTTGGGAAAAATCGTGCCCGACTTGACGTTGTCGAAGCTGTTCGGTTGGATTTTTTCTCCGGCGGCCTTTTTGATGGGAGTGGAAGTGGCTGATGTGCCCAAGGTCGGTGCGTTGTTGGGAACGAAACTGGCCACCAACGAACACGTTGCCTTCCTGCTGATGAAAGGCTGGATGGCCACGCCGGATTTTATGAGCGAGCGCTCGTACGTGCTGGCGGCGTTTGCGCTGACCGGCTTCGCGAACTTCGCGTCCGTGGGCATCCAACTCGGCGGCATCGGCGCGATGGCCCCCGGGCGGCGGGCGGACCTGGCGCGCCTCGGAATGCGGGCGCTATTCGTCGGTTTCGTGGCGACGTTGCTGAACGCGGCGATTGCCGGAGTGTTGTTGTAA
- a CDS encoding DUF4258 domain-containing protein, producing the protein MKPLNLELLHEAIRADRVQWRKHMLQKLAERGLTQNAVLDALLTGERIRDYTEDRPFPSALFLGYVGGKPLHVVASSDETNRRAFIITAYEPSLAVFEPDYRTKKKS; encoded by the coding sequence ATGAAACCACTCAATCTGGAATTGCTGCATGAGGCAATTCGCGCCGATCGCGTGCAGTGGCGGAAGCACATGCTGCAAAAGCTGGCTGAACGCGGCCTGACGCAGAACGCCGTGCTCGACGCGCTATTGACGGGCGAGCGGATTCGGGATTACACCGAAGATCGGCCCTTCCCAAGCGCGTTGTTTCTGGGTTACGTTGGCGGCAAGCCGCTGCATGTGGTGGCCTCGAGTGACGAAACGAACCGGCGCGCGTTCATCATCACCGCCTACGAGCCGTCGTTGGCTGTTTTTGAACCTGACTACCGAACGAAGAAAAAATCATGA
- the hpt gene encoding hypoxanthine phosphoribosyltransferase, whose protein sequence is MNKAIRLPAARVPVPARWRKEIARVLLTDQMIARRVAALAREIERDFVGSDLMVISLLNGTVMFIGDLLRRLSQPLRLDFIGVSSYGKGTESGQLVFTKELRLDARGRDVLLVDDILDTGRTLRRVLEKLRALGPKRIRTCVLLDKPSRRAEPIKADYIGFTIPDEFVVGYGLDFAEKYRNLPFVGVLRPELYLPPTPRQPSRRKSKPPRPR, encoded by the coding sequence ATGAACAAAGCGATCCGCCTCCCCGCTGCCCGCGTTCCGGTGCCTGCCCGCTGGCGCAAGGAGATCGCCCGGGTACTGCTCACGGATCAGATGATCGCCCGGCGTGTTGCCGCGTTGGCGCGGGAGATTGAACGCGATTTCGTGGGCAGCGATCTGATGGTGATTTCGTTGCTCAACGGTACCGTGATGTTCATCGGCGATTTGTTGCGCCGCCTTTCGCAGCCGTTGCGGCTCGATTTCATCGGCGTCTCCAGTTACGGAAAGGGGACGGAATCCGGGCAGTTGGTTTTCACGAAAGAACTGAGGCTGGATGCCCGGGGGCGTGACGTGTTGTTGGTGGATGACATTCTCGATACCGGGCGCACGTTGCGGCGCGTCTTGGAGAAACTGCGGGCGCTCGGACCGAAACGCATCCGCACCTGCGTCCTGCTCGATAAACCGTCGCGCCGCGCCGAACCGATCAAAGCGGATTATATCGGCTTCACAATCCCGGACGAATTTGTCGTGGGCTACGGACTCGATTTCGCCGAAAAATACCGCAACCTGCCGTTTGTGGGGGTGTTGCGCCCGGAACTTTATTTGCCGCCGACTCCCCGGCAACCGTCGCGACGAAAATCGAAACCGCCGCGACCGCGATAG
- a CDS encoding type II toxin-antitoxin system MqsA family antitoxin, translated as MSDNHDLCPLCGGNKTQGTTTFTADLGSGVVVVRRVRATICSQCGEEWIDDATARQLEGIVDNARERRLQVEVAELK; from the coding sequence ATGAGCGATAACCACGATCTTTGCCCACTCTGTGGCGGCAATAAAACGCAGGGCACAACCACGTTCACCGCCGATCTCGGAAGTGGAGTGGTCGTCGTGCGCCGGGTTCGCGCCACCATCTGCTCGCAATGCGGGGAGGAATGGATTGATGACGCCACCGCCCGCCAATTGGAGGGGATTGTTGACAATGCACGCGAGCGCCGCCTTCAAGTAGAAGTCGCGGAACTGAAATGA
- a CDS encoding methyltransferase: MKLETHETLDAISGHFRLFQLREGHRFSTDDLLVAWYGTSWCPTARTALDLGSGLGTVGMICAWRLPGARFVTIEAQDESVALAQKSARYNGLTDRYEIRHGDFREPDRLAPDEKFDLITASPPYFPVGAGVESEHPQKLACRFELRGTIADYCATAARQLAPGGFLACVFPAEPLQRARAEAGAKAAGLVIVRRRPIIFRETEPPVIELLGLMRGPDLPEWFRGQTWMEPELIIRTRSGEIHPEYSAVKLTLGFPP; encoded by the coding sequence GTGAAACTGGAAACACACGAAACCCTGGACGCTATCAGCGGTCACTTTCGCTTGTTCCAATTGCGCGAGGGACACCGCTTCTCCACTGATGATTTGCTGGTGGCCTGGTACGGCACCAGTTGGTGTCCCACCGCGCGCACCGCGCTGGATCTGGGCAGCGGCCTGGGCACCGTCGGAATGATCTGCGCGTGGCGACTGCCCGGCGCGCGTTTCGTGACGATTGAGGCGCAGGATGAAAGCGTGGCGTTGGCGCAAAAATCCGCGCGTTACAATGGATTGACGGATCGCTATGAAATCCGGCACGGCGATTTTCGTGAGCCGGACAGGCTTGCGCCGGACGAAAAATTCGATCTCATCACCGCCAGTCCGCCCTATTTTCCCGTCGGCGCAGGAGTGGAAAGCGAGCATCCACAAAAGCTGGCCTGTCGCTTCGAGTTGCGCGGCACGATCGCCGACTATTGTGCCACCGCCGCTCGACAGCTCGCACCCGGCGGTTTTCTGGCCTGCGTCTTTCCGGCTGAACCATTGCAACGGGCCCGCGCGGAAGCCGGCGCCAAGGCGGCGGGATTGGTCATCGTGCGACGGCGTCCGATCATTTTTCGCGAAACCGAACCGCCGGTAATCGAACTGCTGGGCTTGATGCGCGGTCCGGATTTGCCCGAATGGTTTCGCGGCCAAACGTGGATGGAACCGGAATTGATCATCCGCACGCGCAGCGGCGAAATCCATCCGGAGTATTCCGCGGTGAAACTGACGCTGGGCTTTCCGCCGTGA
- a CDS encoding DUF4258 domain-containing protein: MKLVFTEHALARLAKRQLKQEWVERAVTSPARIGPDDEDPALEHRLAAVPELANRVLRVIVSKDEPKRVVTAHLDRKMKGKS; this comes from the coding sequence ATGAAATTGGTTTTCACAGAGCATGCCTTGGCGCGGCTGGCCAAGCGGCAACTCAAGCAGGAGTGGGTTGAACGCGCCGTCACGAGTCCAGCGCGGATTGGACCGGACGACGAAGACCCCGCGCTCGAACACCGGCTGGCAGCCGTGCCGGAGCTTGCCAACCGCGTGTTGCGCGTTATCGTATCCAAGGACGAGCCAAAACGCGTTGTCACAGCGCATCTCGACCGCAAAATGAAAGGCAAATCATGA
- a CDS encoding metallophosphatase family protein: protein MKIGLISDTHDFFEPRLEQIFRGVDHILHAGDVGSDWILTQLESLAPTTAVLGNTDVGLSLPLTQVKTLGTMKALLHHIVTPYAPASELEARIKREKPQLVLFGHTHQKFQQYLGGTLFLNPGYAGKPKYGAERSVALLELHGEQLAVNFVKLPDHR, encoded by the coding sequence ATGAAAATTGGTCTGATTTCTGACACGCACGATTTCTTTGAGCCGCGCCTCGAACAAATTTTCCGAGGCGTGGATCACATTTTGCACGCCGGGGACGTTGGCTCGGACTGGATCCTCACCCAACTCGAAAGCCTCGCGCCCACCACCGCCGTGTTGGGTAACACCGACGTCGGTTTATCCCTGCCCCTCACCCAGGTCAAAACGCTGGGAACGATGAAAGCGCTCCTCCACCACATCGTGACGCCTTACGCTCCGGCCAGTGAACTCGAGGCGCGGATCAAACGGGAAAAACCGCAACTCGTTTTGTTCGGCCATACGCACCAGAAATTTCAGCAATATCTCGGCGGCACGCTGTTTCTCAATCCCGGTTACGCCGGCAAACCGAAATACGGCGCGGAACGCAGCGTGGCGTTATTGGAACTCCATGGCGAGCAACTCGCGGTTAATTTCGTCAAACTGCCGGACCATCGGTGA
- a CDS encoding DUF2283 domain-containing protein, which yields MKLTVDREADALYLDLDESPAAESEEISPGVILDYNAEGKVVGIEMLYLSKRVADEKLKRMQFETVGA from the coding sequence ATGAAGCTGACCGTTGATCGCGAAGCCGATGCGCTATATCTCGACCTGGACGAATCGCCCGCCGCCGAGAGCGAGGAAATTTCGCCTGGAGTCATTCTTGATTACAACGCGGAAGGAAAAGTTGTTGGCATCGAAATGCTTTATCTTTCCAAGCGGGTCGCCGACGAAAAGCTCAAGCGAATGCAATTCGAGACGGTCGGCGCTTGA
- a CDS encoding DUF5615 family PIN-like protein has protein sequence MKIKLDENLPESLLARLTELGHQADNVRLERLAGKPDPTVWQAAQQSERFFITQDLDFSDIRRFAPGTHHGLMLIRMREPGRKALLAKVADVFAANEVENWAGAFVLLTDNKLRIHARPAKQ, from the coding sequence ATGAAAATCAAGCTGGACGAGAACCTGCCTGAATCGCTTTTGGCGCGGCTGACGGAGTTGGGGCATCAAGCGGACAACGTGCGGCTGGAGCGGCTTGCCGGGAAACCAGACCCGACCGTTTGGCAGGCGGCGCAGCAGAGCGAAAGATTTTTCATCACGCAGGATCTGGATTTTTCAGACATTCGACGATTCGCCCCCGGAACGCATCATGGTTTGATGCTGATCCGAATGCGTGAGCCGGGGCGAAAGGCGTTGCTGGCAAAGGTCGCCGATGTCTTCGCCGCGAATGAAGTGGAAAATTGGGCCGGCGCGTTCGTGTTGTTGACGGATAACAAACTCCGCATTCACGCGCGGCCTGCCAAGCAATAA
- a CDS encoding argininosuccinate synthase codes for MKIVLAYSGGLDTSVLLSWIKEKYNAEMIAFCANIGQEDELRGLAAKAKKTGASKIYIDDLQEEFARDFIFPMIRAGAIYEGQYFLGTSIARPLIAKRMVEIARQEKAQALAHGATGKGNDQVRFELTAAALAPDLEIIAPWRDERYRREFPGRAEMIAYCAKKKIPVQASAKKPFSSDRNLLHISYEAGVLEDPWLDASAPQYRGWFTTLSVFPEDAPNRPEFVTLDFVKGDCVAVNGKKLSPLGVMQALNKIGGKHGVGRVDMVENRFVGMKSRGVYETPGGAILLFAHRQMESLTMDREVMHQRDALIPQYAQLVYNGFWFAPEREALQAYVEASQRNVTGTVRVKLYKGNIMVAGRKSPVSLYNPHIATMEADPTKAYNQDDATGFIRLNGLRLKVAAKVHAKKKR; via the coding sequence ATGAAAATTGTCTTAGCGTATTCGGGCGGACTCGACACCTCGGTGCTGCTCTCGTGGATCAAGGAAAAATATAATGCGGAAATGATCGCCTTCTGCGCCAACATCGGCCAGGAAGACGAGCTGCGCGGACTCGCCGCCAAAGCCAAAAAAACCGGCGCGTCAAAAATCTATATTGACGATCTCCAAGAGGAATTCGCGCGGGACTTCATCTTTCCCATGATCCGCGCCGGCGCCATTTACGAAGGCCAATACTTTCTCGGTACCAGCATCGCCCGACCGCTCATCGCCAAACGCATGGTTGAAATCGCGCGCCAGGAAAAAGCGCAGGCCCTCGCGCATGGCGCCACGGGTAAAGGCAACGACCAGGTCCGCTTTGAACTGACTGCCGCCGCGCTGGCGCCGGACCTGGAAATCATCGCTCCCTGGCGGGACGAACGCTATCGCCGCGAATTTCCCGGTCGCGCCGAAATGATTGCGTATTGCGCGAAGAAAAAAATCCCGGTGCAAGCCAGCGCCAAAAAACCGTTCTCCTCCGATCGCAACCTGCTGCACATCTCCTACGAAGCGGGAGTCCTGGAAGATCCGTGGCTCGATGCCAGCGCGCCCCAATACCGCGGTTGGTTCACCACGCTGTCCGTTTTTCCTGAAGACGCGCCCAACCGGCCGGAATTTGTCACGCTGGATTTTGTGAAGGGTGATTGCGTGGCCGTGAACGGCAAAAAGCTTTCACCGCTCGGCGTGATGCAAGCGCTTAACAAAATTGGCGGCAAACACGGCGTGGGCCGCGTGGACATGGTGGAGAACCGCTTCGTCGGCATGAAAAGTCGCGGCGTGTACGAAACTCCCGGCGGCGCCATCTTGCTGTTCGCCCATCGCCAGATGGAATCGCTCACCATGGACCGGGAAGTCATGCACCAACGCGACGCGCTGATCCCCCAGTATGCGCAACTGGTTTACAACGGATTCTGGTTCGCGCCGGAACGCGAAGCGCTCCAGGCTTACGTCGAAGCGTCCCAACGCAATGTGACCGGTACCGTGCGCGTGAAACTCTACAAAGGCAACATCATGGTCGCCGGGCGGAAGAGTCCCGTCAGCCTCTACAACCCGCACATTGCGACGATGGAAGCTGACCCAACCAAGGCCTATAACCAGGATGACGCCACCGGGTTCATTCGCCTGAACGGTTTGCGACTCAAAGTCGCCGCAAAGGTTCACGCGAAGAAGAAGCGTTAA
- a CDS encoding RluA family pseudouridine synthase: MDKLFDILHEDADLLIINKPADLVCHPTKGDAYSSLISCVRLHLGADAKPHLVNRLDRETSGVTVVAKTAVVAGELGKLWETRSVEKEYVAIVHGWLREEHGLIDAPLGKDEQSVVAIKDCVRADGTPAQTEFWVQNRFDRAEGDFTLLRLLPKTGRKHQIRIHLAHLGHPIVGDKIYGGDETLYLALVERRLTDAQRTRLILPNHALHASAVRFEWRGQPLEFRCAPEAWFQDFLTTDGHG, from the coding sequence TTGGACAAGCTTTTCGATATTCTGCATGAGGACGCGGATTTGTTGATTATCAACAAACCCGCGGATCTCGTTTGCCATCCCACCAAAGGCGACGCCTATTCCAGCTTGATCAGCTGCGTGCGATTGCATCTTGGCGCGGATGCCAAGCCGCATTTGGTGAACCGCTTGGATCGCGAGACGAGCGGCGTGACGGTGGTGGCCAAAACTGCGGTTGTCGCGGGCGAATTGGGAAAACTATGGGAAACACGGTCGGTGGAAAAGGAATACGTTGCCATCGTTCACGGTTGGTTGCGCGAGGAACACGGTTTGATTGACGCGCCGTTGGGCAAGGACGAACAAAGCGTTGTCGCCATCAAAGATTGTGTTCGCGCCGATGGAACTCCGGCACAGACGGAGTTTTGGGTGCAAAACCGTTTTGATCGTGCCGAGGGGGATTTTACTTTGCTGCGGCTGCTGCCGAAGACCGGGCGCAAACATCAAATCCGCATCCATCTCGCGCATCTTGGTCATCCCATCGTGGGCGACAAAATTTACGGCGGTGATGAAACGCTTTATCTCGCTTTGGTGGAGCGACGGTTGACGGACGCGCAACGCACCCGGCTCATCCTGCCGAATCACGCCTTGCATGCGAGCGCCGTGCGTTTTGAGTGGCGTGGGCAACCGCTGGAATTTCGCTGCGCACCGGAAGCGTGGTTTCAGGATTTTTTAACCACGGATGGACACGGATAA